One Arthrobacter sp. StoSoilB20 DNA segment encodes these proteins:
- a CDS encoding glycosyltransferase, translating into MRVLMVAPGTRGDVAPMAGLGSRLQGLGYEVAIAANPAYAPLVVESGCEFRPLPGDLAELIKQPAPGAKAGAGSVLTFWRRLGAYMENAATGTLAAAEAGTDVILANSVAPYAYDIAEALGIPAIGAHLQPTEPSAAYPPVLMNSARSLGAVGNKVIGERAAAGPAPYDAPSARLRKQLGLGRQSRAAGERRRRKTRATILHGISPSVLPRPADWHSGLVMAGYWWPAENTEWEPSAELVDFLADGPAPVFVGFGSSADLDPGFVLEATRRAGVRAVVQGPEGVLGDDALGVGSVPHQWLFPRMAAVVHHAGAGTTAAGFRAGVPALGVPVYTDQPLWASRIAALGAGPQPIPYKKLTPERLGDAIRQAGTTPSYARRAREVAAAIATEDGTAPVVAALRNLPTT; encoded by the coding sequence ATGCGGGTACTCATGGTCGCTCCCGGGACGCGTGGCGATGTTGCGCCGATGGCCGGGCTCGGCAGCCGTCTCCAAGGGCTCGGCTACGAGGTTGCCATTGCCGCGAACCCTGCTTATGCCCCGCTGGTGGTGGAGTCGGGATGCGAATTCAGGCCGCTGCCTGGGGATTTGGCGGAACTGATCAAACAGCCCGCCCCTGGTGCGAAAGCCGGCGCTGGAAGCGTGCTGACGTTCTGGCGCAGGCTCGGCGCGTACATGGAGAACGCCGCCACAGGAACCTTGGCGGCTGCCGAAGCCGGCACCGATGTGATCCTGGCGAATTCCGTAGCGCCTTATGCCTATGACATTGCCGAGGCTTTGGGCATTCCGGCCATAGGCGCACACCTGCAACCAACTGAGCCAAGTGCGGCATACCCGCCGGTGTTGATGAATTCGGCCCGCAGTTTGGGGGCGGTGGGGAACAAGGTCATTGGGGAGAGGGCGGCGGCCGGCCCGGCTCCATATGATGCTCCGAGCGCCCGCCTTCGCAAACAGTTGGGGCTTGGCAGGCAAAGCCGGGCTGCCGGTGAGCGCCGCCGGAGGAAAACGCGGGCAACCATACTTCACGGCATCAGCCCTTCTGTCCTGCCGCGGCCGGCCGATTGGCACTCGGGGCTGGTCATGGCCGGGTACTGGTGGCCAGCTGAAAACACAGAATGGGAACCCTCCGCGGAGTTGGTGGATTTTCTGGCCGACGGGCCGGCGCCGGTTTTTGTTGGCTTCGGCAGCAGCGCGGACCTCGACCCGGGGTTCGTCCTTGAGGCAACGCGTCGGGCCGGAGTAAGGGCCGTTGTGCAGGGTCCGGAGGGTGTTTTGGGCGATGATGCCCTGGGCGTTGGAAGTGTTCCCCATCAGTGGCTTTTCCCCAGGATGGCCGCTGTGGTGCATCACGCCGGAGCGGGGACCACCGCGGCCGGGTTCCGCGCAGGAGTCCCGGCGCTCGGTGTCCCCGTCTATACGGACCAGCCGCTCTGGGCCTCCCGTATCGCAGCGCTGGGTGCCGGGCCCCAGCCGATTCCTTATAAGAAGCTGACTCCGGAGCGCCTCGGCGACGCGATACGGCAAGCCGGCACCACGCCGTCGTATGCGCGGCGGGCCCGCGAAGTGGCGGCCGCCATCGCCACGGAGGACGGAACCGCGCCCGTGGTTGCGGCCCTGCGAAATCTGCCAACCACCTAA
- the lysS gene encoding lysine--tRNA ligase: MTSANTPALNTSAEPIDASEQMRIRMEKRAKLIERGTEAYPVGVERTHSLSEIRGKYAHLEADETTGDVVGVTGRVVFIRNTGKLCFATLQEGGVDGKGVRLQAMLSLANVGEEALAEWKASVDLGDHVFIKGEVISSRRGELSVMADSWSMASKALRPLPVLHAELNEETRVRQRYVDLMVRDEAREMVYKRAAITRSVRDTLDSHGYVEVETPILQLVHGGATARPFETHMNAFDQKMTLRIATELFLKRAVVGGIDRVYDMGRVFRNEGVDSTHSPEFTTLECYEAWADQFVMAERMKEIILNVADVVGTRTIQTDAGEINLDGEWAWVSVYPGISEAVGVEITPDTTVDELLAIAAKHEVKVDPKWDAEKIVVELFGEIVEPTLLNPTFVYDYPPSAQPLARPHREDGRLIEAWDLIIGGMERGTAFSELIDPVIQRERLTEQSRRSAAGDEEAMQLDEDFLRALEYGAPPMGGIGLGIDRLVMLFTGAGIRETILFPLLKPEGH; this comes from the coding sequence GTGACTTCCGCAAACACCCCAGCCCTGAACACCTCCGCAGAGCCCATCGACGCCAGCGAGCAGATGCGCATCCGTATGGAAAAGCGCGCCAAGCTGATCGAGCGCGGCACAGAGGCTTACCCGGTAGGTGTTGAACGGACCCATTCCCTCAGTGAAATCCGCGGGAAATACGCACACTTGGAAGCCGATGAAACCACCGGCGACGTCGTGGGCGTCACCGGGCGCGTCGTGTTCATCCGCAACACCGGCAAGCTGTGCTTCGCCACCCTCCAGGAGGGCGGCGTGGACGGTAAGGGCGTCCGGCTGCAGGCCATGCTGAGCCTTGCCAACGTCGGTGAGGAAGCGCTCGCCGAATGGAAGGCCTCAGTGGACCTGGGCGATCACGTGTTCATCAAGGGCGAGGTCATCTCCTCCCGCCGCGGTGAGCTGTCCGTCATGGCGGACTCCTGGTCCATGGCCTCCAAGGCCCTGCGGCCCCTTCCGGTGCTGCACGCGGAACTGAACGAGGAAACGCGCGTTCGCCAGCGCTATGTGGACCTCATGGTCCGCGACGAAGCACGCGAGATGGTCTACAAGCGCGCAGCGATTACCCGCTCCGTCCGCGATACCTTGGACAGCCACGGCTACGTGGAGGTTGAGACCCCCATCCTTCAGCTGGTTCACGGCGGTGCCACGGCCCGTCCGTTCGAAACGCACATGAACGCGTTCGACCAGAAGATGACCCTGCGCATTGCAACCGAGCTCTTCCTCAAGCGTGCGGTAGTGGGTGGCATTGACCGTGTCTACGACATGGGCCGCGTTTTCCGCAATGAAGGCGTGGATTCCACGCACAGCCCAGAATTCACCACCCTGGAATGCTATGAAGCCTGGGCGGACCAGTTCGTCATGGCCGAACGCATGAAGGAAATCATCCTGAATGTCGCGGACGTCGTGGGCACCCGTACCATCCAGACTGACGCCGGTGAAATCAACCTCGACGGCGAATGGGCCTGGGTTTCGGTTTACCCCGGTATTTCCGAAGCAGTGGGTGTGGAAATTACTCCGGACACCACGGTGGATGAACTGTTGGCAATTGCCGCCAAGCACGAGGTCAAGGTTGATCCCAAATGGGATGCCGAGAAGATCGTGGTTGAGCTGTTCGGCGAGATTGTGGAACCCACCCTGCTGAACCCGACGTTCGTCTACGACTACCCGCCCTCGGCGCAGCCGCTGGCCCGTCCGCACCGTGAAGACGGACGGCTGATCGAAGCCTGGGACCTGATCATCGGTGGCATGGAGCGCGGTACGGCCTTCAGCGAGCTCATTGACCCTGTCATCCAGCGTGAACGCCTCACGGAGCAGTCCCGCCGCTCCGCAGCCGGTGATGAGGAAGCCATGCAGCTGGACGAGGACTTCCTCCGCGCCCTCGAATACGGTGCACCGCCCATGGGCGGCATTGGCCTCGGCATTGACCGCTTGGTCATGCTGTTCACCGGGGCCGGTATTCGCGAAACGATTCTGTTCCCCTTGTTGAAGCCTGAAGGACACTGA
- a CDS encoding Lsr2 family protein → MAQKVKIILVDDLDEGSADETVRFGLDGVSYEMDLSTANATSLRKALEPFVAKARKTSSGRGTRGRATPARNQDSAQIRQWARDNGYTVNSRGRIQAEIQEAYQKANS, encoded by the coding sequence ATGGCACAGAAAGTAAAAATCATCCTCGTCGATGACCTGGATGAAGGATCTGCGGACGAAACTGTCCGATTCGGTCTGGACGGTGTTAGCTACGAAATGGACCTGTCCACAGCAAACGCTACGTCGCTTCGGAAGGCCCTGGAACCATTTGTGGCAAAGGCGCGGAAGACTTCTTCCGGCCGTGGGACGCGGGGTCGCGCTACTCCGGCCCGCAACCAGGATTCCGCGCAGATCCGGCAGTGGGCCCGTGATAACGGTTACACAGTCAACAGCCGCGGACGTATTCAGGCTGAAATTCAGGAAGCCTACCAAAAGGCCAATTCCTGA
- a CDS encoding alpha/beta hydrolase: METWTVETVDGGGQLEVHTFRPASGASIPGSKAPAEPSGVVLIHGTLVTDSLYWSFARTLSVILGRPVHSYNRRGRGKSAPQPPGYSVETEISDLHSVMEKTGSTDVVGHSYGGFVALQAARQGRIKKLVTYDAAVSLSGNLSSRWRPELEEAVTAGQLDNAWAHLVQGLGTAGPISYLPMGALRTLSVLSARTRLGLEMRSLLPTAVTEMRAVLDADAQLHDFMKLSTPILMLSGGWSPSYFAETGRTLAGAVPAIDFAVVPLQFHEGPLRPGKRLAVRIARFLSGTMVHGGPSDAA, translated from the coding sequence GTGGAGACATGGACAGTTGAAACAGTCGACGGCGGCGGGCAGCTTGAGGTGCACACCTTCCGGCCCGCATCCGGTGCCTCAATTCCCGGTTCGAAAGCGCCTGCTGAACCGTCCGGCGTCGTGCTTATCCATGGCACTTTGGTGACGGACTCGCTGTACTGGTCGTTTGCGCGGACCCTGAGCGTGATCCTTGGACGCCCTGTCCACAGCTACAACCGGCGCGGGCGCGGCAAATCTGCCCCGCAGCCGCCCGGCTATTCCGTTGAGACCGAAATCTCAGACCTTCACTCAGTGATGGAGAAGACCGGCTCCACAGACGTCGTGGGGCACAGTTACGGCGGCTTCGTTGCGCTGCAGGCCGCGAGGCAGGGCCGGATCAAGAAACTGGTCACCTACGACGCCGCGGTTTCCCTCTCCGGCAACCTCAGCAGCAGATGGCGTCCAGAGCTTGAAGAAGCAGTCACCGCCGGGCAGTTGGACAACGCCTGGGCGCATCTGGTGCAGGGACTGGGGACAGCGGGGCCTATTTCCTACCTGCCCATGGGGGCGCTGCGTACGCTCAGTGTCCTGTCTGCCCGGACCCGCTTGGGTTTGGAGATGCGGTCCTTGCTCCCTACGGCAGTCACTGAAATGCGGGCGGTCCTGGACGCCGACGCGCAACTTCACGACTTCATGAAGCTCTCCACGCCCATCCTCATGCTCAGCGGCGGTTGGAGTCCGTCGTATTTCGCGGAAACCGGGCGGACCCTGGCTGGAGCGGTGCCGGCCATAGACTTTGCGGTGGTTCCCCTGCAGTTCCATGAGGGGCCGTTGCGTCCCGGTAAGCGCCTCGCCGTCAGGATTGCGCGGTTCCTTTCGGGCACCATGGTCCATGGCGGACCCTCCGATGCCGCCTAG
- a CDS encoding ATP-dependent Clp protease ATP-binding subunit: MFERFTDRARRVVVLAQEEARMLNHNYIGTEHILLGLIHEGEGVAAKALESLSISLDGVREQVQEIIGQGQQAPSGHIPFTPRAKKVLELSLREALQLGHNYIGTEHILLGLIREGEGVAAQVLVKLGADLNRVRQQVIQLLSGYQGKETAGSGSGQGQPEGTPAGSVVLDQFGRNLTQAARENKLDPVIGREQEMERVMQVLSRRTKNNPVLIGEPGVGKTAVVEGLAQAIVRGDVPETIKDKQLYTLDLGSLVAGSRYRGDFEERLKKVLKEIRTRGDIILFIDEIHTLVGAGAAEGAIDAASILKPMLARGELQTIGATTLDEYRKHIEKDAALERRFQPIQVKEPSVAHAIEILKGLRDRYEAHHRVTITDGALASAAQLAERYISDRFLPDKAIDLIDEAGARLRIRRMTAPPELKAMDERIADVKMEKESAIDAQDFEGAASLRDKEQKLIAERAEKERTWKSGGMDDISEVDEDLIAEVLANSTGIPVFKLTEEESSRLLKMEDELHKRVVGQDEAIKALSQAIRRTRAGLKDPKRPGGSFIFAGPTGVGKTELAKALAEFLFGEEDALITLDMSEYSEKHTVSRLFGAPPGYVGYEEGGQLTEKVRRRPFSVVLFDEVEKAHADLFNSLLQILEDGRLTDSQGRVVDFKNTVIIMTTNLGTRDISKSVATGFQSGTDTQTGYNRMRARVTEELKQHFRPEFLNRVDDVVVFPQLTQDEIIEIVDLFVTRLERRLKDKDMGIELTPAAKVLLATRGYDPAMGARPLRRTIQREIEDQLSEKILFGELHSGDIVVVDVDGEGDDAKFTFEGNAKPRIPEIAPTA, translated from the coding sequence ATGTTTGAGAGATTTACGGACCGTGCCCGTCGCGTGGTCGTCCTTGCCCAAGAAGAGGCACGGATGCTCAACCACAATTACATCGGTACCGAGCACATCCTCTTGGGTCTGATCCACGAGGGTGAAGGCGTTGCTGCCAAGGCGCTCGAGTCCCTGAGCATTTCGCTCGATGGCGTTCGCGAGCAGGTGCAGGAGATCATCGGCCAGGGCCAGCAAGCCCCGTCCGGTCACATCCCCTTCACGCCGCGTGCCAAGAAGGTGCTTGAGCTTTCCCTTCGTGAAGCACTGCAGCTCGGCCACAACTACATCGGTACTGAGCACATCCTGCTCGGCCTCATTCGCGAAGGCGAAGGCGTGGCCGCCCAGGTGCTGGTGAAGCTTGGTGCAGACCTGAACCGGGTCCGCCAGCAGGTCATCCAGCTGCTCTCCGGCTACCAGGGCAAGGAGACCGCAGGCAGCGGCTCCGGCCAGGGCCAGCCGGAAGGTACCCCCGCAGGTTCTGTGGTGCTTGACCAGTTCGGACGCAACCTTACCCAGGCTGCCCGCGAGAACAAGCTGGACCCTGTGATCGGTCGCGAGCAGGAGATGGAACGCGTCATGCAGGTCCTCTCCCGCCGTACCAAGAACAACCCGGTGCTGATCGGTGAGCCCGGCGTCGGTAAGACAGCCGTCGTCGAAGGCCTCGCCCAGGCGATCGTCCGCGGAGATGTCCCGGAGACCATCAAGGACAAGCAGCTGTACACGCTTGACCTCGGTTCCCTGGTTGCCGGCTCCCGCTACCGCGGTGACTTCGAAGAGCGCCTGAAGAAGGTCCTCAAGGAAATCCGCACCCGCGGCGACATCATCCTCTTCATTGACGAGATCCACACCCTCGTCGGTGCAGGTGCTGCCGAAGGCGCCATCGATGCTGCGTCGATCCTGAAGCCGATGCTCGCCCGCGGTGAGCTCCAGACCATCGGTGCCACCACCCTTGACGAGTACCGCAAGCACATCGAGAAGGATGCGGCCCTTGAGCGCCGCTTCCAGCCGATCCAGGTCAAGGAACCCTCGGTTGCCCACGCGATCGAGATCCTCAAGGGACTCCGCGACCGCTACGAGGCACACCACCGCGTAACGATCACCGACGGCGCCCTGGCCTCCGCAGCGCAGCTGGCCGAACGCTACATCTCGGACCGCTTCCTGCCGGACAAGGCGATCGACCTCATCGATGAAGCCGGCGCACGCCTGCGTATCCGCCGCATGACCGCTCCGCCTGAGCTCAAGGCAATGGATGAGCGCATTGCGGACGTGAAGATGGAGAAGGAATCCGCCATCGACGCCCAGGACTTCGAAGGTGCTGCTTCACTGCGCGACAAGGAGCAGAAGCTCATTGCCGAACGCGCCGAGAAGGAACGCACGTGGAAGTCCGGCGGCATGGACGACATCTCCGAGGTTGACGAGGACCTGATCGCCGAAGTTCTTGCGAACTCCACCGGCATCCCGGTCTTCAAGCTCACCGAGGAAGAGTCCTCGCGCCTGCTCAAGATGGAAGACGAACTGCACAAGCGCGTCGTTGGACAGGACGAGGCCATCAAGGCCCTGTCCCAGGCCATCCGCCGTACCCGTGCAGGCCTGAAGGACCCCAAGCGTCCGGGTGGCTCGTTCATCTTCGCCGGCCCCACCGGCGTCGGCAAGACCGAGCTCGCCAAGGCACTTGCCGAGTTCCTGTTCGGTGAAGAGGATGCCCTCATCACGCTGGACATGTCCGAGTACTCCGAGAAGCACACGGTTTCGCGTCTCTTCGGTGCACCTCCGGGCTACGTCGGCTACGAAGAAGGCGGGCAGCTGACCGAGAAGGTCCGGCGTCGTCCGTTCTCCGTGGTGCTGTTCGACGAAGTTGAGAAGGCCCACGCGGACCTCTTCAACTCGCTGCTGCAGATCCTGGAAGACGGTCGACTGACCGACTCCCAGGGCCGCGTAGTGGACTTCAAGAACACCGTGATCATCATGACCACCAACCTTGGTACCCGCGATATCTCCAAGAGCGTGGCCACGGGCTTCCAGTCCGGCACGGACACCCAGACCGGCTACAACCGGATGCGTGCCCGGGTCACGGAAGAGCTCAAGCAGCACTTCCGCCCCGAGTTCCTCAACCGTGTTGACGACGTCGTGGTGTTCCCGCAGCTGACGCAGGACGAGATTATCGAGATCGTGGACCTGTTCGTGACCCGCCTGGAGCGCCGCCTCAAGGACAAGGACATGGGCATCGAGCTCACCCCCGCTGCCAAGGTCCTCCTGGCCACGCGTGGTTACGATCCCGCCATGGGTGCACGGCCTCTGCGCCGCACCATCCAGCGCGAGATCGAGGACCAGCTGTCCGAGAAGATCCTGTTCGGCGAACTCCACTCCGGCGACATCGTTGTGGTGGACGTCGACGGTGAAGGTGACGACGCCAAGTTCACGTTCGAAGGCAACGCCAAGCCGCGGATCCCGGAGATCGCTCCCACCGCGTAA